The proteins below are encoded in one region of Puntigrus tetrazona isolate hp1 chromosome 5, ASM1883169v1, whole genome shotgun sequence:
- the eif2b1 gene encoding translation initiation factor eIF-2B subunit alpha isoform X2, with amino-acid sequence MEEGELVEYFRAQIREDPDVASAVAAIRSLLEFLKRDQSETILGLRENMTKAIHRLEETDSSVAVSSGGELFLRFISLTSLEHPDLSQCRNVMIERGELFLKKISLSRGKVGKLCHTFIKDGAKILTHSSSRVVLKVLENAAADNKRFTVYVTESQPDSAGKLMAKKLCNLNIPVTVVLDAAVGYIMEKVDLVIVGAEGVVESGGVINKIGTYQMAVCSKAHNKPFYVVAESFKFVRLYPLNQQDVPDRFKYKADILKTVKDLNQEHPMIDYTPPSLITLLFTDLGVLTPSAVSDELIKLYL; translated from the exons ATGGAAGAAGGAG AACTGGTGGAGTATTTCCGAGCGCAGATCAGAGAAGACCCGGATGTGGCTTCAGCGGTGGCTGCTATCCGATCGCTGCTTGAATTCCTCAAGAGGGATCAAA GTGAGACGATCCTGGGCCTGCGGGAGAACATGACGAAAGCCATACACAGGCTGGAAGAGACGGATTCATCGGTGGCCGTTTCATCTGGAGGAGAGCTCTTCCTGCGCTTCATCAGCCTCACGTCACTGGAACATCCG GACCTCTCACAGTGTAGGAATGTGATGATAGAGCGAGGAGAACTCTTCCTGAAGAAAATATCCCTGTCTAGAGGCAAAGTGGGTAAACTGTGCCACACCTTTATCAAAGATGGAGCC AAAATCCTGACACACTCATCGTCCCGAGTGGTTTTAAAGGTTCTGGAAAACGCAGCGGCTGATAATAAACGCTTCACAGTATACGTCACTGAATCCCAGCCGGATTCAGCGGG taaACTTATGGCTAAAAAACTATGCAACCTCAATATTCCCGTCACAGTGGTGCTTGACGCTGCAGTCGG GTACATCATGGAGAAGGTTGACCTGGTTATCGTCGGTGCTGAGGGCGTTGTGGAAAGTGGAGGTGTCATAAACAAg ATTGGCACCTATCAGATGGCTGTGTGCTCCAAGGCACACAACAAACCATTTTATGTGGTGGCAGAAAGTTTTAAGTTTGTGCGACTCTACCCTCTTAACCAGCAAGACGTACCCGACAGATTCAAG TATAAAGCAGATATCTTGAAAACGGTGAAAGATCTGAACCAAGAGCACCCCATGATCGACTACACCCCTCCATCCCTCATCACGTTACTCTTCACTGACCTCGGTGTGTTGACGCCCTCGGCTGTCAGCGATGAGCTCATCAAACTTTACTTATGA
- the eif2b1 gene encoding translation initiation factor eIF-2B subunit alpha isoform X1, protein METTEEQNIMERDTYMLITDKLVEYFRAQIREDPDVASAVAAIRSLLEFLKRDQSETILGLRENMTKAIHRLEETDSSVAVSSGGELFLRFISLTSLEHPDLSQCRNVMIERGELFLKKISLSRGKVGKLCHTFIKDGAKILTHSSSRVVLKVLENAAADNKRFTVYVTESQPDSAGKLMAKKLCNLNIPVTVVLDAAVGYIMEKVDLVIVGAEGVVESGGVINKIGTYQMAVCSKAHNKPFYVVAESFKFVRLYPLNQQDVPDRFKYKADILKTVKDLNQEHPMIDYTPPSLITLLFTDLGVLTPSAVSDELIKLYL, encoded by the exons ATGGAAACAACCGAAGAGCAAAATATTATGGAACGGGATACTTACATGTTAATAACTGACA AACTGGTGGAGTATTTCCGAGCGCAGATCAGAGAAGACCCGGATGTGGCTTCAGCGGTGGCTGCTATCCGATCGCTGCTTGAATTCCTCAAGAGGGATCAAA GTGAGACGATCCTGGGCCTGCGGGAGAACATGACGAAAGCCATACACAGGCTGGAAGAGACGGATTCATCGGTGGCCGTTTCATCTGGAGGAGAGCTCTTCCTGCGCTTCATCAGCCTCACGTCACTGGAACATCCG GACCTCTCACAGTGTAGGAATGTGATGATAGAGCGAGGAGAACTCTTCCTGAAGAAAATATCCCTGTCTAGAGGCAAAGTGGGTAAACTGTGCCACACCTTTATCAAAGATGGAGCC AAAATCCTGACACACTCATCGTCCCGAGTGGTTTTAAAGGTTCTGGAAAACGCAGCGGCTGATAATAAACGCTTCACAGTATACGTCACTGAATCCCAGCCGGATTCAGCGGG taaACTTATGGCTAAAAAACTATGCAACCTCAATATTCCCGTCACAGTGGTGCTTGACGCTGCAGTCGG GTACATCATGGAGAAGGTTGACCTGGTTATCGTCGGTGCTGAGGGCGTTGTGGAAAGTGGAGGTGTCATAAACAAg ATTGGCACCTATCAGATGGCTGTGTGCTCCAAGGCACACAACAAACCATTTTATGTGGTGGCAGAAAGTTTTAAGTTTGTGCGACTCTACCCTCTTAACCAGCAAGACGTACCCGACAGATTCAAG TATAAAGCAGATATCTTGAAAACGGTGAAAGATCTGAACCAAGAGCACCCCATGATCGACTACACCCCTCCATCCCTCATCACGTTACTCTTCACTGACCTCGGTGTGTTGACGCCCTCGGCTGTCAGCGATGAGCTCATCAAACTTTACTTATGA
- the gtf2h3 gene encoding general transcription factor IIH subunit 3 isoform X2, translating to MASDDEINILVIVLDVNPIWWGQQTQREPQFTLSTCLDSLMVLANAHLVMSRTNKLAVIANLYQNSHFLYPSKQWRSGEEISTSSDGKYELLSVTNDLFAEEIRNLMDRKVNGSQTDSLLAVSLAKALCYIHRVSKDVQAGQDVKSRILVIKAAKDSTLQYMNFMNVIFAAQKKNILIDACVLDADSGLLQQACDITGGLYLRIPQKIALTQYLLWVFLPDADQRSQLLLPPPVHVDYRAACFCHRNLIEIGYVCSVCLSIFCNFSPICTTCETAFKMPLPQMAKTKKKKVKTAN from the exons ATGGCCTCtg ACGACGAGATTAATATTCTGGTCATTGTGTTAGATGTAAACCCTATCTGGTGGGGCCAGCAAACTCAGCGGGAACCTcag tttactcTTTCGACGTGCCTGGATTCTTTGATGGTCCTGGCAAATGCCCATTTAGTGATGTCAAGAACCAACAAACTAGCTGTCATTGCAAACCTGTATCAAAACAG CCACTTTCTATATCCAAGTAAGCAGTGGAGATCGGGGGAGGAGATCTCCACAAGCAGCGACGGCAAATACGAACTTCTGTCAGTTACCAATGATCTCTTTGCAGAAGAGATTAGGAATCTCATGGACAGAA AGGTCAATGGCAGTCAAACGGACAGCCTGCTGGCCGTATCACTCGCCAAAGCTCTGTGCT ATATTCATCGAGTCTCAAAGGATGTGCAAG CCGGACAGGACGTGAAATCGAGGATTCTG gTCATAAAAGCTGCTAAGGATTCCACTCTGCAGTACATGAACTTCATGAATGTGATCTTCGCGGCACAAAAGAAG AACATCCTGATCGACGCCTGTGTGTTGGATGCTGATTCAGGACTACTGCAGCAG GCTTGTGACATAACCGGAGGCTTGTATCTCAGGATCCCCCAGAAGATTGCTCTCACGCAGTATTTGTTG TGGGTATTTTTACCAGACGCAGACCAGAGATCCCAGCTGTTGCTGCCTCCTCCAGTACACGTAGACTACAGGGCCGCTTGCTTCTGCCACCGGAACCTCATAGAAATTGGCTACGTCTGTTCAGTGTGCCTTTCAA TATTCTGTAACTTCAGTCCAATTTGCACAACATGCGA GACGGCCTTTAAAATGCCCCTGCCTCAGATGGccaaaacaaagaagaaaaaagtcaaaacggCAAACTGA
- the gtf2h3 gene encoding general transcription factor IIH subunit 3 isoform X1 has translation MASDDEINILVIVLDVNPIWWGQQTQREPQFTLSTCLDSLMVLANAHLVMSRTNKLAVIANLYQNSHFLYPSKQWRSGEEISTSSDGKYELLSVTNDLFAEEIRNLMDRTEVNGSQTDSLLAVSLAKALCYIHRVSKDVQAGQDVKSRILVIKAAKDSTLQYMNFMNVIFAAQKKNILIDACVLDADSGLLQQACDITGGLYLRIPQKIALTQYLLWVFLPDADQRSQLLLPPPVHVDYRAACFCHRNLIEIGYVCSVCLSIFCNFSPICTTCETAFKMPLPQMAKTKKKKVKTAN, from the exons ATGGCCTCtg ACGACGAGATTAATATTCTGGTCATTGTGTTAGATGTAAACCCTATCTGGTGGGGCCAGCAAACTCAGCGGGAACCTcag tttactcTTTCGACGTGCCTGGATTCTTTGATGGTCCTGGCAAATGCCCATTTAGTGATGTCAAGAACCAACAAACTAGCTGTCATTGCAAACCTGTATCAAAACAG CCACTTTCTATATCCAAGTAAGCAGTGGAGATCGGGGGAGGAGATCTCCACAAGCAGCGACGGCAAATACGAACTTCTGTCAGTTACCAATGATCTCTTTGCAGAAGAGATTAGGAATCTCATGGACAGAA CAGAGGTCAATGGCAGTCAAACGGACAGCCTGCTGGCCGTATCACTCGCCAAAGCTCTGTGCT ATATTCATCGAGTCTCAAAGGATGTGCAAG CCGGACAGGACGTGAAATCGAGGATTCTG gTCATAAAAGCTGCTAAGGATTCCACTCTGCAGTACATGAACTTCATGAATGTGATCTTCGCGGCACAAAAGAAG AACATCCTGATCGACGCCTGTGTGTTGGATGCTGATTCAGGACTACTGCAGCAG GCTTGTGACATAACCGGAGGCTTGTATCTCAGGATCCCCCAGAAGATTGCTCTCACGCAGTATTTGTTG TGGGTATTTTTACCAGACGCAGACCAGAGATCCCAGCTGTTGCTGCCTCCTCCAGTACACGTAGACTACAGGGCCGCTTGCTTCTGCCACCGGAACCTCATAGAAATTGGCTACGTCTGTTCAGTGTGCCTTTCAA TATTCTGTAACTTCAGTCCAATTTGCACAACATGCGA GACGGCCTTTAAAATGCCCCTGCCTCAGATGGccaaaacaaagaagaaaaaagtcaaaacggCAAACTGA
- the dguok gene encoding deoxyguanosine kinase, mitochondrial isoform X1, with the protein MSGMGLTAIKRLFSSSACRFASRHTSNVRSNEIRRVSIEGNIAVGKSTFAKLLQTAGQDWEVIAEPVSKWQKVDQTIQQTGGAQQSASNLLEMMYDDPKRWSYTFQTFSCMSRMRTQLQASGSPVQVYERSVYSDRYIFALNMFELGCINWTEWAVYQDWHSFLVEQFAHRIQLEGIIYLRASPQTCMQRLGRRGRMEEQGIQLDYLEKLHEKHEDWLINKSTKVHFEHLATVPVLVLDAEVEFEKDTKVQNHLLTKVNDFFSIL; encoded by the exons ATGTCAGGAATGGGTCTCACGGCGATAAAACGCCTTTTCTCGAGCTCTGCTTGCCGTTTTGCGAGCCGCCACACGAGTAACGTTAGAAGCAATGAAATAAGAAGAGTCTCGATTGAAGGAAACATCG CGGTCGGGAAGTCAACGTTTGCCAAGTTGCTGCAGACCGCAGGACAGGACTGGGAAGTGATAGCAGAGCCCGTCAGCAAATGGCAAAAAGTGGACCAAACGATTCAG CAGACAGGTGGAGCTCAGCAGTCGGCCAGTAACCTGCTGGAGATGATGTATGACGATCCGAAGCGCTGGTCCTACACCTTCCAGACGTTCTCCTGCATGAGTCGCATGCGCACACAGCTGCAGGCCTCGGGCTCACCTGTGCAGGTGTATGAGCGCTCTGTCTACAGCGACAG GTACATCTTTGCTTTGAATATGTTTGAGCTTGGCTGTATAAACTGGACAGAGTGGGCCGTGTATCAGGACTGGCACTCCTTTCTGGTTGAGCAGTTCGCTCATCGAATTCAACTGGAGGGCATCATATATCTCCGAGCGTCTCCGCAG ACCTGCATGCAGAGGTTAGGCAGACGAGGCCGAATGGAGGAACAGGGAATTCAGCTCGACTACCTCGAGAAACTCCACGAAAAACACGAAGACTGGCTCATCAACAAGAGTACAAA GGTTCATTTTGAGCACCTGGCAACGGTGCCGGTGTTGGTTCTGGATGCTGAAGTCGAGTTTGAGAAGGACACTAAGGTTCAAAACCATCTCTTAACAAAG GTGAATGATTTTTTCAGCATATTATAA
- the dguok gene encoding deoxyguanosine kinase, mitochondrial isoform X2, with translation MSGMGLTAIKRLFSSSACRFASRHTSNVRSNEIRRVSIEGNIAVGKSTFAKLLQTAGQDWEVIAEPVSKWQKVDQTIQTGGAQQSASNLLEMMYDDPKRWSYTFQTFSCMSRMRTQLQASGSPVQVYERSVYSDRYIFALNMFELGCINWTEWAVYQDWHSFLVEQFAHRIQLEGIIYLRASPQTCMQRLGRRGRMEEQGIQLDYLEKLHEKHEDWLINKSTKVHFEHLATVPVLVLDAEVEFEKDTKVQNHLLTKVNDFFSIL, from the exons ATGTCAGGAATGGGTCTCACGGCGATAAAACGCCTTTTCTCGAGCTCTGCTTGCCGTTTTGCGAGCCGCCACACGAGTAACGTTAGAAGCAATGAAATAAGAAGAGTCTCGATTGAAGGAAACATCG CGGTCGGGAAGTCAACGTTTGCCAAGTTGCTGCAGACCGCAGGACAGGACTGGGAAGTGATAGCAGAGCCCGTCAGCAAATGGCAAAAAGTGGACCAAACGATTCAG ACAGGTGGAGCTCAGCAGTCGGCCAGTAACCTGCTGGAGATGATGTATGACGATCCGAAGCGCTGGTCCTACACCTTCCAGACGTTCTCCTGCATGAGTCGCATGCGCACACAGCTGCAGGCCTCGGGCTCACCTGTGCAGGTGTATGAGCGCTCTGTCTACAGCGACAG GTACATCTTTGCTTTGAATATGTTTGAGCTTGGCTGTATAAACTGGACAGAGTGGGCCGTGTATCAGGACTGGCACTCCTTTCTGGTTGAGCAGTTCGCTCATCGAATTCAACTGGAGGGCATCATATATCTCCGAGCGTCTCCGCAG ACCTGCATGCAGAGGTTAGGCAGACGAGGCCGAATGGAGGAACAGGGAATTCAGCTCGACTACCTCGAGAAACTCCACGAAAAACACGAAGACTGGCTCATCAACAAGAGTACAAA GGTTCATTTTGAGCACCTGGCAACGGTGCCGGTGTTGGTTCTGGATGCTGAAGTCGAGTTTGAGAAGGACACTAAGGTTCAAAACCATCTCTTAACAAAG GTGAATGATTTTTTCAGCATATTATAA
- the dguok gene encoding deoxyguanosine kinase, mitochondrial isoform X3 encodes MLRALVLSVQQTGGAQQSASNLLEMMYDDPKRWSYTFQTFSCMSRMRTQLQASGSPVQVYERSVYSDRYIFALNMFELGCINWTEWAVYQDWHSFLVEQFAHRIQLEGIIYLRASPQTCMQRLGRRGRMEEQGIQLDYLEKLHEKHEDWLINKSTKVHFEHLATVPVLVLDAEVEFEKDTKVQNHLLTKVNDFFSIL; translated from the exons ATGTTACGCGCACTAGTTCTTTCTGTGCAGCAGACAGGTGGAGCTCAGCAGTCGGCCAGTAACCTGCTGGAGATGATGTATGACGATCCGAAGCGCTGGTCCTACACCTTCCAGACGTTCTCCTGCATGAGTCGCATGCGCACACAGCTGCAGGCCTCGGGCTCACCTGTGCAGGTGTATGAGCGCTCTGTCTACAGCGACAG GTACATCTTTGCTTTGAATATGTTTGAGCTTGGCTGTATAAACTGGACAGAGTGGGCCGTGTATCAGGACTGGCACTCCTTTCTGGTTGAGCAGTTCGCTCATCGAATTCAACTGGAGGGCATCATATATCTCCGAGCGTCTCCGCAG ACCTGCATGCAGAGGTTAGGCAGACGAGGCCGAATGGAGGAACAGGGAATTCAGCTCGACTACCTCGAGAAACTCCACGAAAAACACGAAGACTGGCTCATCAACAAGAGTACAAA GGTTCATTTTGAGCACCTGGCAACGGTGCCGGTGTTGGTTCTGGATGCTGAAGTCGAGTTTGAGAAGGACACTAAGGTTCAAAACCATCTCTTAACAAAG GTGAATGATTTTTTCAGCATATTATAA